In Ictalurus punctatus breed USDA103 chromosome 18, Coco_2.0, whole genome shotgun sequence, the genomic stretch ctctgatagatcggtgttctttaaataaaacaggacgctcactcacacctgatcgtcatcctATTGATTGTAAACACCTGAGtctaatttcatcttcaaattaactgttaatattcatcattttcctcaatacatatagtgtattatttttgtctcatttgattCATTGGGTTCTGTTattctacttttaggacttgtgtgaaaatcagatcaagttttgggtcatatttatgcagatatatagaaaattctaaagggttctgAATACATTTGAGCAGTGTTCCTGTGTCTGCTCTTTATGAAGATGGCTCAGGTGACACTGCAGTTGGTCTTCTTTGATGGGGCAGAGGCTTTTGAGGAGTGGACCACCTCCGACTCTCTGTACGGTTCCCGACATCTAGCTGAACACATGTCCCATGTTCCACATCCTCCGGGCTCTGAACACACAACCCTGCTGCATGCTGTGGTAAGAGTGTGcgggtgtttttttctttgtctataTTTTTATCAACTATATTGAAATCAACTATACTGAAAATAACAATTTTATTGCAATCACCAGGATCTCTTCATTCTCTTGGCTCTGATCGGTGCCCCAAGTCCAACATTTGTGAATCATTTTAAGAACAGTACTCGCTGGTTTGATCGACTTGTATTAGCAGGTAATGAAGGAATTTTAGTCCTGAACTGAGATGGTTTTAAATTCAAGTacagttttaatgttttgacaTTTATAACAACAGCATGGCTCACTCATGAATGAGTTAAAGCTGTGCTTTTTCTGTAATAAGATATAGAGGTCCACAGTTGAGATATTTACTACTAGTAGTACTgaagtactactactactactactactgctgctattactactactactactactagtactgctactattgctattactactactactaccgctattactagtactactactagtactgctactattactactactactactattactactactactgctattgctactgctactaccgctattactagtactactactaccgctattactagtactactactagtactgctactattactactactactattactactactgctgctattgctactgctactaccgctattactagtactactactaccactattactagtactactactagtactgctactattactactactactgttactactactactaccattattattagtactactactagtactgctactattactactacttctactacttctattactactactaccaccattattattagtactactactagtactgctactattactactactgctactactgttactactactactaccattattattagtactactactagtactgctactattactactacttctactactgctattactactactaccgttattattagtactactactactactgctactactactactactactactgctgctgatattgctactactactactgctattactactactactattattactactactactactgctgctgctattactactactactactgctattactactactactactactattactactactactactactgctactactactactgctactactactactactactactactactactgctgtgactactactactactactactactaccattattattagtactactactagtactgctactattactactacttctactactgctattactactactaccgttattattagtactactactactactgctactactactactactactactactgctgctgatattactactactactactgctattactactactactattattactactactactactgctgctgctattactactactactactgctattactactactactactattactactactactactgctactactactgctattactactactactactactactgctactactgctactactactgctgtgactactactactactactactactactagggatactactgttactactactactaataataataatcatttatttaagttGATTAAGTAACTGCTGGTTTGAAACAAAGACTAGACTGTGCAAATAAAAGGGCATGTCTATAAATAgttccaaaaatatatatacacaggctgtacactcacacacacacacacacacacacacacacacacacacacacacacacacacacacacacacacacacacaggtttgtgCACAATGAGGATTTTACAATGGCTTCAAAGAAAACTATCCATTttataataagtaataaagGTCCCAGCATGTGGCAGTCCTCAAGATCCTGTATGTTATACTGAATCACTtcttaatgaataaaatgatcattttgttGTAAATGAACTCTGTATCTCTTCTCTCTAAGAAAAGAGACTCCATAAACTGGGCTTGCTGTCTTCCCACCCCAGTGAGCAGGCATACTTCAGAAAGGATATAACTGTGGGGCCGGTAGATGATGACCATATGCCGTTCCTTCAGCAAGGTAAGTATGAGAAGTTTAGCCTAAATCAATGATCCTTAAACATTTTGCTCCTTCTTATTCCTAAAACAGCCGAATATTTCCTTGTTCCTTGTTCTTTTTGGCTGATTGCAGGGGTTCCAGTGCTAAACATAATTGCTACACCCTTCCCATCATATCGGCATACAGTGGAGGACAGTGCAGACAAAGTTCACAGTGACACAGTGGAGAACCTCATCAAAGTGCTCGTGGTCTTTTTAGCAGAATATCTTGGATTGTAGATGATAATAATTCGACCGTGGACCTTCCACATACCTCTCAGAATCTACGCTAAATCTGAAAAGCTGCCTTATTGTTCAGTTTAAACCAAAGTACAGTATAACCTAGTTCTCTGGACTTGTGTTATGCTGAATAATAAGCTCAAGCTACCTTTCAATAGCCTTAGATTGTGTGTACAAAACACAGAATGAATGTACATTAGCATCACGTTTGTGGAGAGCTTACACTGCTTCTAACAAGAATGCAATAATAATCAATATAGAAGCCGTCCAgcaatatatacacacccaaTAATGGCTGTTAACttgtattcacacacacttaaataatGCAGAGAAATGCTGCCGTATTATAACTAGAAATAAGAATAATAGTTAGATTTCTGTTTAAAATAGGGCTTAAAGAACTTTTtacataaatgttatttattattattattattattattattattattattattttatatctaTAATTTGGGTAACAGGGTTGTACTTTAAAATGACCGCCAATATCACAATATTATTGATATTGCAGAAAAAGGAATGAGAgaacttacttttcttcttcctgtaaTCTTCAGAAAATTCAGATTATGTACTTTCCTGTTGAACGTATGATTTATGGTATGTTCCTAATACTGTATGTcataggtggtgtgtgtgtgtgtgtgtgtgtgtgtgtgggggggggggggggggggggggttgttccagagaaaaaaaatttatgttGGCTCTAACCAACTTGGATTACCtgaaaaaaacagaagcaagtATGACAGTCAAAGTTTAGTATCAttatttactgctctttatagtagtttttatttatttattttattaggtAAAAGACCTTTTAATATCATTCTTTTTGAAAAAGTGAAGGACACTTTATCCtgtgtaatgtatatatataatgtgttttatttatcccAACCACTCACACCAGCCATCAGTACTACAGTCGTATGAAGTATGAGTTTATTTTGATGGTTCATCATCAAAAAATGTTCTggtatttcatttcaaatctgtgtTACCTGCTCTGTATTTCAGCCAAATCATAGCATTTCAGCAAATGATAGCGTCATGTAAAGCAACCATTTTGAATGGCACTACTCAGTGTTACGCAGCTATTACACTATGATCAGAGTCACGGTGTGAACAAGTGGTCTGATATCTCATCAATGCTAAAATGTTCAGAAAGAGACTCGAATCCCCTTTTTGAGTCCACTTGTATTGTGAAAACCAAAAGCACAGAGGCCATTTAACGCTAGTTCCCTTTCCGGACAAGACTGAGTATGGCTCAGTGAAAAAGATATgcacttgaaatgttttgaggGGCGCACGGTTcttcttagtggttagcaggtttgcctcacacctccattgTCGGGGGTTCGATCCcggctgctgccctgtgtgtgtggagtttgcatgttctccccgtgctgcgggggtttcctctgggtactccagtttcctcccccagtctaaagacatgcttAGAATCTCCaaaatgaatgggtgtgtgaatgtgagtgtgtatgtgatggattggcaccccgtcctgGGTGTgccccgtcttgtgcccgatgctccctgggataggccctaggttccccgcgaccctgtaggataagcggtatagaagatggatggatggatggatgttttcaAGCAGAAAGCCTAGTAGTAAAATGTAATACAAAGCGCTAATACAGCCAGAGCACCAGAGGGCGCTGTTAGCTAGAGATGTCATCGCGTTATCACCTCGCAGGCGGCGAGCAAAACAATTTAAGGTCATCTGTGAATACTGTAGCAGCTATTCTGCTAATTAGCTAGCAGAGGTTTTAAATAGCAAGTTGAGAGATTTAATAAACATGAACATAACCATTTCTGCACTTCAGGTACTGACTCATCAGTGATACAGCAGGTAAAGTGAATCTTCCTTCCTCTGCTAGATAAGTGAGTGTGCAGTTTCAGCATTATGGACGTCCCATTTTGTCATACTGTGTCTCAGAAGCTCAGAATCTTTCATAGTTGCTATGGAAATATTTGAAATGGACCTTTCAGACAGATAGTTTAAATTTACACGCAGCTCTGGTGAATTctgggttctgattggtcaggatgtgttgattcattttctataacagcagctctgacactgaTGCAGCTGCAGATCACTGGATTAATGTTCATGCTCTAGTTCTAATGTTATTTCTGTATGAACAGCTCATTTACATGCACTTGAATAgaggacactccacataaaaaATATCCCAAACGTGTGCAGTCGTTGATCTTGtgaagttttctataaggagattACGGTTTAttataaagagaataaagagaggctgctGTGAGAacaaatgtttatagctgctataatgtaagtgataacaggaatgacGAACATGACGATAcaatgaaatgtaactataaacggctaaaaaaaaaaggatgttgtTCTTgtattcaaatgaataaatgaataaataaaagttgtaGTCATTGGTGTATATTGCAgtggtataaaataaaacacttagggatATTGCTGTTTGGGGAAAATGATCCGGGTGGTAACAGGAACTTCTCACCCTGTTGATTTATTTCCCGGTAACTGCACAccaccaagtgttttattcttcaccTACTACACCATTCATCTTATATAGCACTGCATCACAAGTAGAACTCAGAATCAGGAACTTCATTAGTCAGGTAAAGTATGTGTAAGAGGAAATTTGTCTCCATGCAGGGAGACAATATATGAAAGACTGAgatctggaaatataaatataagataAAGATTGCATAATAATATTTGTACTCACCCCACATAACCTtgtgcacattttatttatatatatatatatatatatatatatatatatatatatatatatacatacacacacacacatacatacatatacacacacacacacaagctcacctctctttttttctataGGTTTCTCTCTTTATGCTGCCTCCATCTCCACCATGGTGCGTCACAGTAAGCTTCAGAAACAGGTGTTATCTCTGTACCGTCAGTTCCTGCGTGCTGGACAGGACAAACCTGGTTTTTTACCCAGAATACGGGAGGAATTTCGCACAAACGCTGCCATCCAAAAGAAAGATGTGATGCATATAGAATATTTGTGTCGACGAGCCCAGAGGCAGTTGGAGCAACTTCGCGATGTGAACACCAAACAGCTGGGTTTCTTCAGCAAGACCAAGGAGGGCagctgatttaaaaataaataatttaaattatatatgtgtttgtgtaaactctattttggtttcatctgaccatagaacccgatcccatttgaagttccagtagtgtctggcaaactgaaggtgctcgagtttgtttttggatgagagtagaggcttttttctggaaacccttccaaacaacttgtggtgatgtaggtgacttcggattgtagttttggagactttctgaccccaagacacaactaacttctgcaatcctccagctgtgatccttggagattttttggccactcgtaccgtcctcttcacagtgcgttgagacgatatagacacacgtccaagtccaggtcgattcataacatttccagttgaccggaacttcttaattattgccctgatggtggaaatgggcattttcaattcTTGTGCTagtttcttatagacacttcccattttgtgaagctcaacaacttttTGTTGCTAtatatcacagctatattcttttgtcttacccattgttttgaatgactaagggaatttggcctgtgtgttacctcatatttatacccctgtgaaacaggacgtcatggttgaacaatttcctgttcctaaaatttaaaaaaatataaatgggaaaTTCATATATAAATCCATATcattgttgcacacctgtatttaacaaagataggGTGTCAGCTagatgctgtaaatgtaaatacgtACAGCcctgctggaaaataaatagataccatcacagaaattctaaggtttccactacaaataacattacaaaacatcagctaaccattaaaaccattaacattgTTGGTCCTTAATGagatccactagacataacattccaccaatagaaggcaacaaattaccagtagagacccacagcgaccattacagtttccaataaaaccaatacaattcccattataaccattaaaatttctatgagggtttctattgttgtttttttcagcaaggaGTCGGATCCATAAGCATTTGGATAGTGTCAatttgcgtgttttttttttgtgtgtgggggtattttattttatttattttttaaaatttgtaatcattttttaaaagaaacaatcaagatgtgattgaagtgtagactttcagctttaattcaagggctTTAACAAAGAcattgcattaaccatttaggaactACAGGCCAACTTCATTCCCTCCATTtccacaggctcaaaagtaattggacaattcaAAATTGGCCAACAGTTTCCTTGTTATTTTatgagataaaaggtctggagtccATTCCAAGCATTtaatttggtagctgttcatgggaactctcgaTATGTGGTCCAAAGAGAtgtcgatgcaagtgaaggagggcATAATTAGActgaagaaacaacaacaaaacgaaACATATaggacatttttctttttatttcgtGTCCGCGATATAATGCACTAATCGATTGGAGCCACTAGGGGGCACTGATGCCTGACCGACGCTGTTAAAACTCGACAACAGAGAAAGCAGtcagtgtaaacaggaagtgaactaGGAAGTGAGTGAAAACCTACCTTATAACTAATAACAAAACGTTATTTGATTAattgttgttggggttttttttttttttttttttttattaaatcaagGAAATGTAAAAGgagtttctcttttttttgtaaacccaTCTCTTGAcacaggcagaaaaaaaaatggcggaGTCGAGAAAGACAAGCAGCGAGATGACAGACGCTCAGTTAATTCAGCAGGTCAGTCTTATTATAACCAAGCtaacaatataaataaactgtatcAAAGCCTTGGAGGagtataatcaaatataaaaatctaaTCAGCTGTAACAAAGCTCTAATAGGCTTAATATAAAACTAACATGATACAAAATCagttttgcttctttctaaTCCACATTTGAGTTTCAGACGTACAGAAgtacttatttattatatagaaatgtttatatcaggtgtattaatattaaagaataaatagtaaaataataaatgtttatatctAACTCTCTGGGCATTACAACAAATCCTATAATAAtcagttacacacattaaacattGTCGTGTAGTGCTGCTTCTCTGTCAGGATGAGAATGCAATGCTTGTGATgataatgtcatttttttgggtgtgtgttgtgtgttaaatTCAGTTAGCGCTGCTCGGCTGGCTGAACACCGACAGTGTGGAGTGTAAACAGTTCCTCACAGCCGTTACTGGCATGCAGCTGGCCCGAGAAGTCCTTAATCGATTATCAGGTCAAGGAAAAGTGGACGCTTACAGGGTGAGGTGTTTCTGTCGATCACGTGGTTATTCAGTGCAGTTTATTTGATATTATCTGAAGATGATACAAGAACAatcattcgttcatcttcagtaagcgctttatcctggtcagggtcgtgcTGGATCCAGAGTCTGTCCAGgtaacactgggtgtgaggtgggaatacacacacttgcacgcacgcacacacacacacacacacacacacacacgctcgttcATCCCGGCATGTTTATGGAGGTTGGAGGAACCCGGAGAATCCAGAGGAAATCGCAGAGATACAAGGAGAACATGTGGCACTCTACACAGATGGTAATCCGAGCTCAGGAACGAATTGGGGATCAACCGGTGAGACGGCAGTGCTACACTCTGTACTACCCAATTAAGAAGAGTGGTATATAAGAAATAAGAAGTATTCATGGatacagcaaggacttttatatttatatatatatatatatatacatacacatacacaatacCGAGAACATAGCTCTGAGTATTGTCTAATAATCCATACCATTATGTGAAGCATTACAGACGTGATGGTGTCTGGTGTTCGAATACACTTGTCGTGTCAGTGAACATTACGATATAAaataatgcacaaaaaaaaaaaacacaccagtggATCAGATGGAAAAGTTTCATCCAATATTTATCTAGAGTTTCAGGTCAGTACGGGCATGATAACAGCATTCAGTATTGGATTGATTCTAATTTCAGTATAATTCAGTGGGAAAGTTTGTACATCTGTGCACGATACCGTTTAAGTCATTTTTCGGCTTCGATGTCAGCGAGCCTAATTGCGAATGCATTTCTATAAGTATTTTTACATTCTTTAATGGGGTAAGGTCATAAAAAAAAGCTGTTAATGAACAGAAAAAGGCACAAAGTGCAGACAGAAATCAGGGTTCtataaatatatgcaaattTTAAATGCTCCTAAGTAATGTGCCCTGTGCACTTTTGTTAATGACATGCATTTGCATAATATTGGAACTTAATtggctctttaaaaaaaaaaaaaaaaaaattataatgcacAGCCGGTCACTTGCTCCATACTACAGTCCgttcaggattttgcgatcgcagaaatgaatgcgaAATCAATGAAACTCGGGTGTATTCGCAGGAGCGTGCAATTTttcagatttgggccaagacgtgacatcattacaacacacattcagacaaaaGCCCTCTTCGCTTCAagagtacggctaaaaggtctcatttaccagcatacatcactgtgaaagagcgtgcaaaacaatttacgccaattcaagtagttttctgcaaaaaaaaaaaaaacacaaacaagtcaGCAaatttagaagaagaaaaaaaaaaaaaaaagccgcagtaaaatcgagcatttttgagcgcaacaatcaccaaaaaaaaaaaacactccacgaaatcctgtacggactgctcAATACTAACTCCGGTGAGGTTTTCTAAAACGCTGCACTGACAATTTTCACACTCAAAGTTAATTGTGCACTCAAGTCAATTCCACCAAAAAGATttaatcagtaaaaaaaaaaaaagaagacattttatAAAACACCTTGTCCCCAGACTCATCAATATCAGATATGGAGTGAAGTTCACATTTTAATCATATATCTTGACAGAACGATTGCATCCAGAGTGTGGCGGATTTCGTGAGGAGGAACCCCAGAGCCTCTGATCGGGAGCTGAACGCCGAGGTGAAGAAGAACGTGCTTCTCTTCGCCTCTAGAGTGCAGGCTTTAGACTCCTCACCTCTCTTCTGAACACAGAAATACTGTGAGACTGTGACTTCAGTCTCTCCTCCTCACCCTGCCTTACACTTGTTAGATTTGACTAAATATGTATAAGTAtatgattccttttttttttttttttttttttttttttttttttataaatgatgTATGAAATAATATTCCTGCTTGAATGTCGTTTTTAATCACTTCATTTGTTTAGGCTTGATAATATAATTGCTAGGTTTACACAAACATTAACGAACTGAATAAAGTCTGTCTTCTAATGCACCTACGTGCACTTAAAGCTTTCTTTATGTGCATTGTTTTTCAGAATGTCTTCACAAACTATTAAGTAAggatattttatattcatttataccacagtgctgttgaattctggcttccggtgttgattattttattttaagtgcaGTTCTGACAACAGTGCCGCTGGAAATCAcaggttttatattaatgccctcgttctaatatgttactgtttctatagtaactgctcATTAACAAGGACTTGTATTGAGGACGTGCcacaaacatatatttttttaaaataaaaataagacgTGCTATTTAATGAAGagaaatgtataattgttgatccGGTGAGGTTTGTAACAGTCGGAGATAAAGCCATAACCTTACATTTTCTCCTATGGGAAAGAGTttatgctttgtggtttctcactAACATACAAActgcagttagttgtttttttttttttttttttgtcttataaactgaaacagagaggctggtgagggaatggctgtttatagctgctataacaagtAGCTTGCAATATATAGATAACGGatgttccgcaacattaaatgtagcaaATGTTTCCTGCAAAACTAAAGAATTAACCATCAGCCATTAAATGGAGTACGGAGCAAGTGGGGAATTGTGTACATTTGATTTTTGGCCAGTttaatacatactgtatataagatgTAAATAAGAGGACGggagaaacagaacaaaaaaaaaaaacaggtggcGTAGGAAGGGAGAGAAATAAGAAGCAGGGAGAGTCTGTAATAAGCTTTGCTTCATCATTGTATTCATCAAACAGCACCTGCAATGAATACCATTATGCAGATTTACATCTCAGATCCCTTGATGACTTTAAAGGCAGTGTCGAGCGCTCGGCCCAAGCAGCTGATTAGCCACCGTGCTTTTCCAGTGATTGGAAATGTGTCTGCAGCTTGCCAGTGGTAGCAAGGAGTTATAAAATAAGTACGGCCCTGCAAGATAGAAAGAATAAGCTTAGAATAGTAAACTCTTTGATATAGCGTCCTAGCTGCACCTGGGCACTTACAGGCAACGGACAGTTCTCTAATGATGGATGGTATCTTATGAGCTGCCGGCGCTCAAGATGAAAGGCAACGTGTGACTGGTCAGAGAGAACAAAGCGGCGCAGTCCCCGCCAGTCTACTGTCTGACCACAATAGCAGCCCCTCAACACCGCTTTGGGTTTTTCTCAGCCTGGAAACGTCAAACAAAGCAAAGTCTTCATGTCGGTGtactgagagagacacaaacaaaGCAATATCTGATATTCTTCTCCATAATTCTGCAATTGTTGTGACGTCATGGGGTTTGAATCAAATCAAAAAGCGCTTGGCTTTTGATAGAGAATGTTTATAGGGTTCCTGGGTAAGTATTTTAGGGTTGTTCAGGTTCATTCACCAATATAAGCCTGGAAGTTGCTTGCAGGAACTTTGTTGCAAAGTCTCTTAAGACCCAGTTTTAATAAGAACCCCTATAGATTTCTAATGGaactttcattttttaaaatttattatttatttatttatttgagaaaATATGCATTATTTAATGGATCTTGGATTGGAAGGGTTTTTACTTTGAACCCGTTATGATAAACTTGTAATGCAAGTCTACCTCgctcaaaatatttcaaacgTACACTCAATGGTTCTTCAAGGGTACTT encodes the following:
- the LOC108279237 gene encoding uncharacterized protein LOC108279237 isoform X2, which translates into the protein MAESRKTSSEMTDAQLIQQLALLGWLNTDSVECKQFLTAVTGMQLAREVLNRLSGQGKVDAYRGRAGSRVCPERLHPECGGFREEEPQSL
- the LOC108279237 gene encoding uncharacterized protein LOC108279237 isoform X1, whose protein sequence is MAESRKTSSEMTDAQLIQQLALLGWLNTDSVECKQFLTAVTGMQLAREVLNRLSGQGKVDAYRNDCIQSVADFVRRNPRASDRELNAEVKKNVLLFASRVQALDSSPLF